From Candidatus Omnitrophota bacterium, one genomic window encodes:
- a CDS encoding superoxide dismutase [Ni] yields the protein MGRICSFVAAALVFLAAMIPVAGTVQAHCQVPCGIYDDHMRIDMMLEDLKTVRKCIEMINKLSAALPVDYNQIVRWVNNKDVHADKISDVIAYYFMAQRLKPETDSESYTVKLELLHRAMYYAMKTKQGLDVANADELEKALKKFGEEYFNE from the coding sequence ATGGGAAGGATATGTTCATTTGTTGCGGCCGCGCTGGTGTTCCTGGCGGCCATGATCCCGGTAGCGGGAACGGTCCAGGCACATTGTCAAGTGCCATGTGGGATATACGACGACCATATGCGTATAGATATGATGCTGGAGGACCTCAAGACCGTCCGTAAATGTATCGAGATGATAAATAAACTCTCAGCCGCTTTACCCGTTGATTATAACCAGATAGTGCGCTGGGTGAACAATAAGGATGTCCATGCCGATAAGATAAGCGATGTTATCGCGTATTATTTCATGGCGCAGAGATTGAAGCCCGAGACGGATAGCGAATCATACACCGTTAAGCTCGAGCTTCTTCACAGGGCCATGTATTACGCGATGAAGACCAAGCAGGGCCTGGACGTGGCGAACGCGGACGAACTCGAGAAGGCGCTTAAGAAGTTCGGCGAAGAGTATTTCAACGAATAA
- a CDS encoding ATP-binding protein translates to MNSAEYEKELEELRRVAETHKVLNKLLQYSIGTTALPEFLEFCIDSITSAPLFPGEQKGAIFLVEDGSDTLVMKAQKGLAEHLLTSCANVPFGQCLCGHAAATRKLVYTSHVDEQHTTRYEGMPQHGHYCVPILLEDKLLGVLNLYVKKAHIKNNDEVDFLTAVTDVLALVINNHLMEEQIGKFQVQLLKSGKLASIGQLAAGIAHEINNPIGFVGSNLNTFTKYMDNYARLIEATDALRRAIDRKDTKSTKEISERIASIEKEIDMDFVSKDIGDLIKESKDGISRIKDLISDLKTFTHSSGNAPETVCVQDVIENVLKIVSHEIKNKVEISREYLNTPCVNCDPQKLGQVLVNLMVNAAQAIEKKGIISIKIYPDGGYSCIDISDTGSGIPRDIIGKIFDPFFTTKASGIGTGLGLSISKDIIHQIGGDLLVRSEVGKGTTFTVKLPIQQ, encoded by the coding sequence ATGAATAGCGCTGAATACGAAAAAGAATTAGAAGAATTGCGACGGGTAGCGGAAACCCATAAGGTCCTAAATAAATTACTGCAGTACTCCATTGGCACTACTGCCCTGCCGGAATTCCTTGAATTCTGTATCGATAGCATAACATCCGCCCCGCTTTTTCCCGGGGAACAAAAAGGCGCTATTTTCCTGGTGGAGGACGGTTCGGACACTTTGGTCATGAAAGCCCAGAAAGGGCTCGCGGAACACCTCCTCACATCCTGTGCTAATGTTCCTTTCGGACAATGCCTTTGCGGCCATGCCGCGGCCACACGCAAACTGGTCTATACCAGCCACGTCGACGAACAGCACACAACGAGATATGAAGGCATGCCTCAACACGGCCACTATTGCGTCCCGATACTGTTGGAGGACAAACTCCTGGGGGTACTGAATCTTTACGTCAAAAAGGCCCACATAAAAAATAATGATGAGGTCGATTTCCTTACCGCCGTGACCGATGTCCTTGCCCTGGTCATTAATAACCATCTCATGGAGGAACAGATAGGCAAATTCCAGGTCCAGTTGCTCAAATCCGGCAAGCTGGCCTCTATCGGCCAGCTTGCCGCCGGCATAGCCCATGAGATCAATAACCCGATAGGTTTTGTGGGCAGCAATCTCAATACATTCACTAAATATATGGACAATTACGCCAGGCTTATCGAAGCGACGGATGCCCTGAGAAGGGCGATAGACCGAAAAGACACGAAGAGCACCAAGGAGATAAGTGAGAGGATAGCCTCGATAGAGAAGGAAATAGACATGGATTTCGTCTCAAAGGACATTGGCGACCTCATAAAAGAGAGCAAGGACGGTATCAGCCGCATTAAGGACCTCATCTCCGACCTCAAGACGTTCACACATAGTTCCGGCAACGCTCCCGAGACGGTCTGCGTGCAGGATGTCATTGAGAATGTCCTGAAGATCGTATCTCATGAGATCAAGAACAAAGTGGAGATCTCCAGGGAATACCTTAACACCCCCTGCGTGAATTGCGACCCGCAGAAACTCGGGCAGGTCCTCGTGAACTTAATGGTCAACGCGGCCCAGGCCATCGAAAAAAAGGGGATCATCTCGATAAAGATATACCCTGATGGCGGATATTCATGTATAGATATTTCCGACACGGGTTCCGGCATACCGCGGGATATCATAGGCAAGATATTCGACCCATTCTTCACCACCAAAGCATCCGGTATCGGGACAGGTCTGGGCCTCAGCATATCCAAAGACATAATCCACCAGATCGGCGGCGACCTGCTGGTCCGCTCAGAGGTCGGCAAAGGCACCACCTTCACCGTAAAATTACCGATACAACAGTGA